The following DNA comes from Occultella kanbiaonis.
ATGCCGTCGAGGTGCTTGATGATGGCGCGCAGCGAGTTGCCGTGCGCGGCCACCAGCACCACCTTGCCCGCGCGCAGGTCGGTGACGACGTCGCTCTCCCAGTACGGAAGCGCCCGCTCGAGCACGTCCTTGAGGCACTCGGTGGCCGGGATGGGCTCGCCGGCGTAGCGCGGGTCAGCATCCTGCGAGAACTCCGAACCGGCCTCGATCGCGGGCGGCGGCACATCGTAGGAACGGCGCCAGGTCATGAACTGCTCCTCGCCGAACTCGTCCCGGATCTGCTTCTTGTCCTTGCCCTGCAGGGCGCCGTAGTGGCGCTCGTTCAAGCGCCAGTTGCGCTTCACGGGGATCCAGTGACGGTCCGCGGCGTCCAGCGCCAGGTTCGCCGTGGTGATGGCGCGGCGCAGCAGCGAGGTGTGCACCACGTCCGGCAGCACGCCCGCCTCGACGAGCAGCTCGCCGCCGCGGGTGGCCTCGGCCGTGCCCTTCTCGGAGAGCGGCACGTCGACCCAGCCGGTGAACAGGTTCTTCGCGTTCCAATCGCTCTCGCCGTGGCGGAGCAGTACCAGGGTGTACGTCATGGATCCAGTCTGCCGCATCGCGGCAGCCGGGTACGACCAGGGACCAGCGGCACCGCGAACGGTTCAGACCGGCAGGATGAACATCGGGCTAGCCAACGCGACGCTCCCGCGCACGGGCCCGATGACGCCGTCGGTGATCGGGTGGATCGCAACCTCGTCGGATCGCTCACCGGCGACCAGGAGCTCCGAACCGACGACCTCGAGGTGCCGCGGCCAGGTCGCGGTGACCACCTCGCCGACCAGTTCGAGGCCGGCCCCATCGTCGGAGATGGCGAAAGTGGAGATCGAGTCGGCGCCCCGCACACCGACGGCGAGGCCACCACGGAAGGCGAGCAGGTGCGAGAGCTGGTGGACGTCCTGGCTCCGGCCGGGCAGGGTCGAGGCCGCGACGCGCTGGACGACCTCGCCGCGGCCGGCGTCCTCGTCCCAGGCCAGGACGACCAGCTCACCGCTGAGCTCACCGGCCACGTACACGTGGTCACCCGCCACGACCATGTGGCGCGGCCCGGTGCCTGGGGGCAGGTCGGTGAGGATCGGCTCGGGATCCGGGCGGCCCATGTCCAGGGGGTAGGCACGCAACTGGTCGGTGCCGAGATCGGCCACGATGAGGAACCCACCGCCCGCGGACAGGTTCGAGGAGTGTGCATGCGGCCCGTCCTGGCGACCGGCCACCGGACCGGACCCGGCGTGCGACAGGCTCATCACCGGGTCGGAGACGTCACCGGCCTCGGTCAGGGCGATCACGCCGACGCTGCCGTCGCCGTAGTTCGACGCATACAGCCAGTGCCCCTGGGGGTGCACGAGCAGGTGACAGGGCCCTGCCCCACCGCTGCCGGCCAAGGCCGTTCGGCGGAGCGCGCACTCGGAGTCGACGGCGTAGGAGGAGACGGTCCCCGGGGTGCCCTCCCCGACCGCGAACAGCCGCTCCGCGGCAGGGTGCAGCGCGAGGAAGCTGGGGTGGTCCGCGGTCAGCATCCGCTGGGCGGACGAGTCCGCCCAGTCACCGCCGGACTGGCGGTCCAGCCGCCAGATTCCACCGGAGACATCGGGGGTGGACGTCGACCCGATCCACATGTGTCGGACAAAAGTCATGGCACCCAACCTAACGGTCGAGTGCCATGACTGGTGAACCTGGCGGCCTCGGCCGGGCGCGATCTCCCTCACAAGGAGGCCGGCCCGCCGAGAGCCCGGTCAACGGGCCGAGATCAGTTCGCCTTCGCGTACGCCTCACGGATCTCCGCGGAGACGCGGCCACGGTCGCTCACCTGGAATCCGTTCTCACGGGCCCACTCACGAATCTTGCCCGCGTCGGAATTCCCACGCGAGGAACCGGACGACCGACGAGCCGTGCTGGTGGAACGGCGCCCACCGGAACGGCGCGCGTGACCGACCCACGAAGCGAAGGATTCACGGAGCGCGGCGGCGTTCGTTTCGTTCAGGTCGATCTCGTAGGTGACGCCATCGAGTGCGAACGTCACGGTCTCGACGGCATCCGAGCCATCGATGTCGTCGATGAGGAGGACGCGGACCTTCTGAGCCATGTGTATTCCTTGATCTCGTCAGTCGGGGGAAATGCCCCGAGTAAATACCGGGGGGGTTCAGACTGCCATCATCCGGAACACTATGTCAAAGGTGGTTGAACGTAGAACTATCCTTCTCGTTTGGTCTCGTCCCGAGATTCGCGTACGCTCCGTGCATCCTCCGCGGCCTCCGCTCGAGCCCGCGCAATACGCTCACGCCGATCCGCGTGGATCATTGCCCGAATGGCGACGACGAAGAGAATGGCAACACCCACCGACGGGGCAAGGGCCGCCATCGCATCCCAGAATCCGTTCATCGTGGCTTCACCAACGGGAATGTGATCGTCTCGCGGATCCCGTGTCCGGTCAGCGCCATGAGGAGACGGTCCACGCCCATCCCCATACCGCCGGACGGAGGCATCCCATGCTCCATGGCCTGCAGGAACTCCTCGTCGACACGCATCGCCTCGGCATCGCCGCGGGCCGCGAGCTGCGCCTGCGCCTCGAACCGCTCCCGCTGGATCACCGGATCCACAAGCTCCGAATACGCGGTACCCAACTCGAATCCGCGCACGTACAGGTCCCACTTCTCAACGACGCCGTCGATCTCACGATGCGCCCGGGTCAGCGGTGAGGTATCGACCGGGAAGTCCCGGACGAATGTCGGGGCGTACAGGTCCGACCCGACGAAGTGTTCCCAGAGGTCCTCGGCGACCTTACCGGGGGTCGCAATGTTCGAGTTGATAGTGATCTCGGCCTTGTCCGCCAGGACGAGCAATTCATCCATCGGGGTCTGCGGGGTGATCTCTGTGCCGACCGCTTCGGAGAGCGACGGATACAGGGACAGGTCCTGCCATTCCCCGCCGATTTCGTACTCGGTGCCGTCGGCCAGTGTCATCAGGGTGGTGCCGAAGGCGTCCCGGGCGGCCGTCTGGATCAGTTCCTTGGTGAGCGCCGCCATCGTGTTGTAGTCGCCGTACGCCTGATATGCCTCGAGCATCGCGAACTCCGGGGAGTGCGAGGAATCCGCGCCCTCATTGCGGAAGTTCCGGTTGATCTCGAAGACGCGGTCGATGCCACCGACGACGGCGCGCTTGAGGAACAACTCCGGTGCGATTCGCAGATACAGGTCGATGTCGAACGCGTTCATATGCGTCACGAACGGTCGTGCCGTCGCCCCACCGTGCATCGTCTGCAGCATCGGTGTCTCGATCTCGATGAAGTCGCTGCGGTGCAGGAAGTCACGCATCGAACGCACCACGGCGGCGCGGGTCCGGACCATGTCCCTGGCCGCCGGCCGTGTGATCAGGTCGAGGTAGCGGCGCCGCACCCGCGACTCCTCGGAGGACTCCTTGTGCAGGGTCGGCAGCGGCCGGATCGCCTTCGCTGCGATCTCCCAGGAGTCGGCCATCACGGACAGCTCGCCCCGGCGCGAGGCGATCACACGGCCGTGGGCGAAGAAGTGGTCACCGAGGTCGACGAGCGTCTTGAACCGCTCGAGCGACTCCTGGCCCACCTCGGCGAGGGAGATCATCACCTGGAGCCGGTTCCCCGCACCGTCCTGAAGTGTGACGAAGCACAACTTCCCGGTGTTGCGCAGGTGCACGATCCGGCCGGCGACACCCACGATGTGGTCCGTCTCGGTGCCTGGCTCGAGCTCCGGGTGATCGGCGCGCACGCCGGCGATGGTGTCCGTGACCGGCAGCGTGACCGGGTACGCCTCCACACCGTCGGCGAGCAGCTTCTCGCGCTTCTCCCGCCGGATCCGGACCTGCTCGGGCAGGTCGTCACCGTCCTCGTCAGGGGTGACGGTCGGTTCGGTCGGCTCGGCGGGGGGCAGGAACGGGTCAGTCACCCCCCGATTCTAGCGATGCCGCGGATCCGGCCAGCTCACCACGGCATTGTCGATGAGCCGGGTGGTCCCCACGTGGGCGGCGATCACCAGCAGCGCGTCCCCGGCACCACCGGCGTCCGGGTAGGGACTCATCGTCACGGGGTCGACGAGCTCGAGGTAGTCCGTCCGCACCTCGGCGGGGGCCACGGTCGCGAGTTCGGCGCGTGCGGCCCCGAGGACCTCCGCGGGCGGGCGGCCCTGCTCGGCGGCCCGGGCGCCGGCTCGCACGGTCCTGGAGAGCACCAGCGCGGCGGCGCGGTCCGTCGCCGACAGGTGCACGTTCCGGCTGGACAGTGCGAGCCCGTCCGGGTCCCGCACGGTGGGGACCGCGACCACGGCGATGCCCATGTTCAGGTCCGCGACCATCCGGCGCACGAGGGCGAGCTGCTGGGCGTCCTTCTGCCCGAACAGTGCGACATCACCGGCTGTCAGGTTGAGGAGCTTGTGCACCACGGTGAGCATGCCGTCGAAGTGCCCGGGCCGGTGCTCTCCCTCGAGGATCTCTCCCATCCGGCCGGCGACGATCCGCACCTGCGGCTCTGCGCCCGGGTACATCTCGTCCACGGACGGCGCGAACACCACGTCGACCCCCTCGTCCCGGAGCAGTGCCACGTCGGTGTCCAGGGTGCGCGGGTAGGTCTCGAGGTCCGCGGCGGAGGAGAACTGCAACGGGTTCACGAAGATCGTCACGACGACCTCGTCGGCGCGCCGGCGGGCCGCGCGGACGAGCGCGATGTGGCCGGCGTGCAGCGCCCCCATGGTCATCACCACGGCACGGGTGCCGCGCGGTCGGAGCGCGCGCAGCTCCGCCACGGTGTGCACCACGAGCGGCCCGGTGCTGCCGTCGTCGAGGTCCTCCGGGGCCTCGCCGTCGGAGGTGCCGCCAGCAACGCCGGCGACGGCGGAGCTCGCCACCGCGGCGTCGCTCGCCGTCGCGGTGGGTGCGTCGCTCGCCGTCGCGGTGGGTGCGTCGCTCGCCGTCGTGGTGGCCGCGGCACCCGGCGTCGCCGCGAGCGCGTCGAGCAGCTCGCCGGCCCGGGCCTCGCCGATCCGGCCGTTGACCAGGGCGCGCTGCACGGTGGCGCGGGCCAGAGCGACGTAGGTGGGGGCGACGTCGAGGAGTCCGTGCCCCCCGCCGTCGGCCTCGGCCAACGCGGCCAGGTGCTCACGCACGGTGCCCACGTCGCCGCGGACCACGGGGCCGGTCAACGACGCCTCCCCGCCCCGGAGCGCACCGTCGAGCGCGGCCTGCAGCAGCGGGGTGAGCAGCTGACCGCCGTCCTCGACCCCGGCCGCGGCCAGCAGCCGGATGGCCTGCGCGGTCAGTGTGACCAGGTGGTTCGCGCCGTGCGCGAGGGCCGCGTGGTAGAGCCCGCGGACGTCCTCGCCGAGGACCACCGGCTCGCCGCCGATCTCCACCACGAGCGCCTGCGCGATCGGCAGCACCGGCGGCGCTGCGGTGACCGCGAACGGGGCGCCGACGATCCGGGACAGGTCGAGGCTGGTGCCGGTGAACGTCATGGCCGGGTGGATCGCCAGTGGGATGGCACCGGCGGCGCGGGCCGGGGCGAGCACGCCGGTCCCGTACCGGCCGGCGGTGTGCACCACCAGCTGCCCGGGCTGGAACGCGCCGAGGGCGGCGAGGCCCGAGACCAGGTCGGCGAGCACGTCGTCGGGCACCGTGAGCAGGAGCAGCTCGCTGCGTTCGACGACCGCCTCGACCTCGAGCACCGGCACCCCGGGCAGCAGCGCGTCGATCCGATCCAGGGTGTCCTCCGAGCCACCGCTGGCCCCGACGACGGCGTGTCCGACCGAGCGAAGGGCACTCGCCAGCACCGTCCCCACCCGGCCCGCGCCGACCACACCGACGCCGAGCCGTCCAGGTCGAGAAGTCACCCGTGCATCCTGCCACCGTCGACGGGGTCGTTCGTCACCGCGCCGACGCGCCCGGGCAGCACGCCACCGTAGACGGCACGCACCGGCGGACTCGGCAGGATCCCACCGTAGGTGGCGGGCGGCGCGGCCGGATCAGGTACGGCGTCGGCATCCCCGGCTGCGGCCGCAGCCGCCGCGGCCGCAGCGACCCGTGGCAGCATCCAGCGCTCGGGTCCGGCCTCCCGCCTGGCCCGGCGGGCCCGCTCGGCGACGTCCACCAGCAGCTCGCGGGCGACGTCGGCGTCGATGTGCGTGACGATGGGCGCGATCGGGCCGGGCGTCGAGTGCAGCGAGAAGTTCGCGACCCGCAGCCGTCGGTCCAAGGGACCCTCGGACAGGCCGAGGGACTGGGTGCGCTCATGCGGCACGATGACCATCCGGCGCCAGATGCGCCCGGTCCGCAGGATCGTCACGGTGTCGGTGACGCGGAACCCGGTGCGCCGCCAGGTCCACCAATCGAGCCAGCGCACCCGGCGCGGCGACGTGACGAAACCTTCGGCGTCGCCGGTGCCGGACAGGCCGGCCTCGAGCAGCTCGAGAGGCCGAGGGGCGCCGAGATCGGGCTGGACCAGATACAGCAGTCGGCCCACCTCTTCGGTGGTGGCGACCGGGTACAGCACGCTGCCCGTGGTCTCCTCGGCCCCGTACCCGGCGATGTTCACCTGCAGCCGCCACCAGCCGCGGGTGCGCCACAGCAGCGGCTGGGACACCTGCATGGCCTGCACGCGGCCCGGCGGCACGGTGCGGGCCTTCGACTCGAGCAGCCCCTGCCGCACCCGGACGCCGTCGGGCGAGGTGGCGACGCGGAACGCGAACTCCCCCGCGAACCGGCCCCACGTGTACGCGACCGCACCGAGCAGCGCGGGACCGACGCCGAAGATCGGCGCCAGGCTCTGGCTCAGGACGGCGATCACGATCAGCACCGCCCCCGCCACCACGAAGGCCATCACCCAGAACGAGAGGGCGAGGGAGCCGATCAGCCGGCCCGGCGTCAGCGCGAGCACCTCCCGCTCCGGCGCGGCGGGAGCGGCGGGTGCCTGGCCGCCGTCGGCCGCTTCCGAGACTGTCACCCCGGCGGCCCGGGCCAGGAGCTCGTTGCGCAGCCGCTGGGCCTCGTCCTCGGTGAGGAAGGACAGGGTCAGGTTCGAGCCCGCCCCGCCCGCCGACTCGATCTTGAGCGAGGCGAAGCCGAACAGCCTGGCCAGCAGCGGCTGGGTGACGTCCACGGTCTGCACCCGGTCGAGCCGGAGGTGGCGTTGCTGACGGAACAGGACGCCGGAGTGCAGGTAGACGCTCTCCGGGCTGAGGCCGTACCGGGTCCGGCTCCAGGCCAGCGCCGAGTAGCCGAGGCCGATCAGCGAGCCGACCACGATGACCCCGATGATCACGAGCAGGAACTGCGTGGTGGGCAGGTCCAGCTGCCCGAGGGTGTCGGAGTACTGCCAGACGAAGATCGCGATCAGCGCGGCCGCGACCTTCCACGCGTTCAGCAGCGGGGTGATGCGATGCAGCTTGCGCCAGTCGACGTGGCTCTCGGCTGCGCGGTCAGCGCTCACAGGCCGGCCAGCCTCGCCTCACCGCGGGCGGTCAGCTGGTCCCGGAGCCGGGCCGCCTCCTCCTCGCCGAGCCCGGGGATCGAGGCGTCCGAGCCGGCCGAGGCCGTGTGGAGCTGGACGGCGGCGATCTTCATCTTGCGTGCGATCGGACCGGCCTCGACGTCCACGTACTGCATGCGTCCGTAGGGCACCACCACGAGGGACCGGAACATCACGCCGCGTCGGATGAGTAGGTCGTCCTCGAGCTCGGCGTAGCCGATCGACCGGACCTGCCGTGGGACGAGCCAGAGCAGCCAGGCGGTCAGCGCCAGCAGCACGGCGGGCAGGATCCACATCGCCGAGCCGACCACCACGGCGGGCCAGATCGTCACCAGGCCGGGCAGGCCGAGGAAGATCGCGACCGAGATCTGCCGCACCGGGATCAGGCGTGCGGAGATCGGGCGCCATTGCACGCCGTCGATGTCGAGTGCGGGGTTGTGCGGTGTGGGCATGCGGCCATTCTCCCTGATCCGCCCGTGCCGGCGCGTCCACCGCGCGGCGGAGCCCGACCTCGATCGCTGCTCCGGACGGGTGGGTCAGCCGGGCGCCGGCCCGTCGTCCTCGTCCTCGGGTGGCACTTTGCAGCACCACTGGGCGAACAGGCCGGCCGCGACGAGCACGCCACCGGCGAGGATCGCGACCCCGGACGCGAACGCCTGCTCGCGCGGCTCGGGCGCCTGCACCCGGGGCAGCGATAGCAGCAGGATCGCGAGGAAGTAGCCGATGTGAGCGGCCCCGGTGAGCGCGGCGGCCTGCCCCAGCACGAGGATCCGGGCCGCGCCGATCGGGTCCGTGACGGTCCGCTCACGCACGGCCCGGCGCACCCGCAGGCCGAGGATGACGACCACGACGGCCACCACGACGAGCAGCACGATCACCGCCGCCGAGACCGGCGGCAGACTGTTCCCCCGGGTGTACCACCAGCGCAACGCGATGGCGGCGATCGTTCCGACCACGATGACCGTGGCCGCCAGCGCGCGCCAGCCGACCTGCTGCATCGGTCAGTTCGGGTCGCGGCGCAGCGGCTGCCACTTCGGGGTCGCCGCCGGCGGTTGCGGCTCCGGGTCCGACTCGGGCCCGGTCCAGGGCTGACCGGACGGCCGGCGGGTCTGCTCGTCGATCTCGTCGTCGCCCTGCTGGGGCGGGAACGAGACCGGTCCGGACGCACCGAAGCCCGACGGCGGTGCCGGCGGTTCGAAGCCCGACGGCGCCGGCGCGGGTGGTTCCGCGGGTGCCGGCTGCTCCGGTGCTGGGGCCGGCGGCTCGTAGGCAGGAGGCTCGTAGGCCGGCGGCGCGGGCGGCTGGGGCGGCGCGGGCGGTTCGTAGGCGGGCGGCTCGTACGCCGGCGGCTCGAAGCTGGACTGCGCCGGTGCGGCGGGCTCGTACCCGGACTCGTCCTGGCCCGACGGCTCGAAGCCGGACTGGTCCTGGGCCGACGGCTCAAATGCCGGTGGCTGATGGGCCGATGGCTCGTAGGCCGGCGACTCGGCCGGCTGACCGAAGGCGGGCTGTTCGGAGGCATGCTGGCCGTACGAGGGCTGCTCGTACGAGGGCTGCTCGAAGGCGGGCTCCTCGTACGACGCCTGCTCAGCGGGCTCCTCGGAGGCGTGCTGCCCGTACGAGGGCTCCTCGTACGAGGACTGCTCGTACGAGGGCTGCTCGAGGATGGGCTCCTCGGAGGCATGCTGCCCGTACGCGGGCTCCTCGAAGCCGGGCTGTTCGGAGGGCGCCTGCGGCGCCGGTGGGTGCTCGGGCAGGGCGTCGGCGGCGGGCGCGGGCACCTGGTACGCCGGCGGCACGGCCGGCTGGACCGCAGACTCCTCGGCCTGCACCGCCGCCGGGCGCGCGAACGGCGAGTCCGCGTACTGCTCCGGTGCCGCCTCCGCATGCTCCGAGGCGATCGGTGCCGCTGGCTCGGACTCGTCGCCGTCGGCGTGCGCGAGGAGTTCGAGGTCCTCCACGGACTCCTGGCCCTCGTAGGACGCCTGGGCGAAGTCATCGACAGACTCCTCCGAGGAGTCGTCCGCCGCCGCCGGCGCCGCGGCGGGTGCGACGTCGGCGACGGACCCGCGGGACCGTTGCCCCGCCGTCGGGTCCAGCCAGTCGAGCGCGAGCCAGCGCACCCCGGACCGGTCCGGGGCGGTCTCGGCGAGGACGGCGACCGGTCCCCCACCGAGCCCTGGCAGGAACGCGGACGGATCCGCCTGCGCCCACGGCACAAGCACGAACGCGCGCTCGTTGGCGCGGGGGTGCGGGAGGGTGAGCTCGGGCTCGACGCTCGAGACGCCGTCGAACGTGATGATGTCGATGTCGAGCGTGCGCTCGCCCCAGCGCTCGCGACGCTGCCGACCGTAGGCGTCCTCGACCTCGTGCATGCGGTCGAGGAGATCCATCGGCGAGAGGGTCGTGCTCGCCAGCACGACGGCGTTGAGGAAGTCCGGCTGGGGGACGGCGTCGGGCAGCACCACCGCGGCCGTGCGGGCCAGCGGGGAGACCGTGGTCACGGTCAGGCCGGGGACCTCGCGCAGGTCCGCGACCGCCGCCCGCATCGTGGCCCGCACGTCACCGACGTTGCCGCCGATCGAGAGCACCACCTCCACGGGCTCCTCGGGCGCCCGGTGCAGGACGGCTCCACCCGGTTCCTGCGCCTCCTCGGGCGAAGCGGCGGGCACGCCGTCGAACGAGGAGTCCGCCTCGGCCGCAGGTGCGGCCGCGGGTGCGATGACGGCGGGCATGGCTTCGACCGCGGGGGCCGCGACCGCAGCCGCTGCGACTGCGGGTGCGGCGAACTCCGCCTCGGCGGCTGGTTCGACCGGCGCCGCTGCGCCCGTCGGCTCCCCGCGGGTGATCGCGATCTGCACGTCCGTGAACGGCACCCCGACGGGCGCCTCCGGCTTGTGGACCGTCACCTCGACGGATCTGACGGCGGCGGGAGCGAGCGCCGCGTCGGCGATCCTGGCGGCGAGGGTCTCGATCAGGTTGACCGGTTCGCCCTCGATGATCGCCACGATCTCCTGGGCGACGTCGGCGTAGTTGACCGTGTCGGCGAGGTCATCGCTGGCGGCGGCAGCACGGGTGTCGACGTGCAGGACCACGTCGGCGAGGAAGGTCTGCCCGTCGCGCCGTTCCTCCGGCAGGACGCCGTGGCGACCCACCCCACCCAGCCCGATGAGGCGGATGACGTCGTGGGCGTGGTTGTCCTCGGAGTTCATGGTGTCCCTTCTCGACCTTCCGAACTGGGTTCATTCTCTGCCGAACGCAGCGCCTGGGCCACTCTGACCGCATCCACAGAGCCTGCCACCTCGTGCACCCGCACGCCCCACACTCCGTGAGCGGCCACCAGCGCGGTGACCGCGGCGGTGGCGCGGTCCCGGAACACCGGGAGCGACTCGGCGCCCGCATCGGCGAGCAGCTGTCCGAGGAAGCGCTTGCGGGAGGCCCCGACGAGGACCCGGTGGCCGAGCGCCGTCAGCGCGTCCAGGTGAGCGAGCAGGCGCCAGTTGTCGGCGCCCTCCTTGGCGAATCCCAGGCCCGGATCGACGATGAGCCGCTCGGGCGCGACGCCCGCGGCGACGATCGCCGCCAGGCGCCCGCGCAGTTCGCCGACCACCTCGCCGACCACGTCGCCGTACGTCGCGTGCCCGGCCATGACGTCGGAATGGCCACGCCAGTGCGAGACCACGTACTCGAAGTCGCCGTCAGCCGCCAGCGCCACCATCTCGGGGTCCGCGAGGCCGCCGGAGACGTCATTGATGATGCTGGCGCCGGCGTCGAGGGACGCGGTGGCGACCGCGGCACGCATGGTGTCGACGCTGATCACGGCGCCCGCGGCGGCAAGCGCCTCGACCACCGGCACCACCCGCTGCAACTCCTCGGCAAGGCTGACCCGCTCCGCGCCCGGGCGGGTGGACTCCCCACCGATGTCGAGGATGTCCGCGCCCTGGGCGAGCAGGTGCCGTCCGTGCGCGATGGCGACGTCCTGTTCGAACCACTGCCCGCCGTCGCTGAACGAGTCGGGGGTGACGTTGACCACGCCCATCACCAGCGTCCGCGAAGTCATTCGGTCACCCTATCCATTCCCGGCCACCGATCCACCGACGCAGTGGCACGCCGGGGCGGGGCCGTGCCGGACAGGAGCGGGCCGTCGCTCAGTCGCGCGCGATGAGGCTCATCGCCTCGGCGCGGGTGGCGGTGTTGCGCATCTGCCCGCGCACCGCGGACGTCACGGTCCGCGCACCCGGCTTGCGCACCCCACGCATCGACATGCACAGGTGCTCGCACTCGATGACGACGATCACGCCGCGCGCGTCCAGCAGCCGGACCAGGGCGTCCGCGACCTGGCTGGTGAGCCGCTCCTGCACCTGGGGCCGCTTGGCGAAGACGTCGACGAGCCGGGCCAGTTTGCTCAGGCCCGTGACGGTGCCGTCGACCGACGGGATGTAGCCCACGTGGGCGACCCCGTGGAACGGCAGCAGGTGGTGTTCACAGGTGGAGTAGACGGCGATGTCACGGACGATCACCATCTCCTCGTGCTCGATCTCGAAGAACGTCTGGACGACGTCCTCGGGCTCGGCGTGCAGACCGGCGAAGATCTCCGTGTAGGCCTTGGCCATCCGCTTCGGGGTGTCCCGCAGGCCATCCCGGTCCGGGTCCTCCCCCACCGCGATGAGCAGATCCCGCACGGCCCGCTCGACGCCCTCGGCGTCATAAGGACGGGCGGGCGGCAGTTGTTCGACCATGAGGCTGTGAACTCCTAGGACTGATCCGGTGCGGACCCACCCGGACCGCTCAGGTCGGACTCGCCGGACGCGCCCGGTGCCGGCTGGCCCGGAGCCCGCCCGCCGACCGGGCCCGCGGTGGACTCGCCCGGGTAGGCGAACCGTTCCGGAACCTCGACGATCGTCTCGGCGGGGGCCTCGTCGTCGCCGGCGGCCGCAGCCTGGTCCTGCGGCAGCATCGGGGCGGCGCCGCTGGCGATCTCGCGCGGGGACTGTACCGGCGGCACGTCGCTGACGGCGCGGTGCTGGCTGGACAGCCAGACCGGACGCGGCTCCCGCTTCGTGATCGGGACGAACACCTCGGCCAGTTCGGCCTGGTTCAGGGTCTCCCGCTCCAGCAGCGCGAGTGCGAGGTCGTCGAGCACCTGGCGGTAGTGGGTGAGGATCTCCCACGCCTCGTCGTGCGCGGAGTCGATGAACCGGCGGACCTCGTCGTCGATGAGCCCGGCGACATCCTCGGAGTACTCGCGCTGGTGGCCCATGTCCCGACCGAGGAACACCTCGCCGTCGGCCTGTCCGAGCCGGATCGCGCCGACCCGCTCGCTCATGCCGAACTCCTTGACCATCTTGCGCGCGGTCGCGGTGGCCTTCTCGATGTCGTTCGACGCACCCGTGGTCGGGTCGTGGAAGACGATCTCCTCGGCGACGCGGCCGCCCATCGCGTAGGCGAGCTGGTCGAGCAGCTCGTTCCGGGTGGTCGAGTACTTGTCCTCGGCGGGCATCACCATCGTGTACCCGAGAGCCCGCCCACGGGGCAGGATCGTCACCTTGGTGACCGGGTCCGTGTACCGGAGCGCGGCCGCGACGAGGGCGTGACCACCCTCGTGGTAGGCGGTGAGCTTGCGTTCCTTCTCGTTCATGATCCGGGACTTCTTCTGCGGCCCCGCGATCACGCGGTCGATCGCCTCGTCCAGCTCGTGGTCGCCGATCAGCTCCAGCCCGGTGCGGGCGGTGAGCAGCGCGGCCTCGTTCAGGACGTTCGCCAGGTCGGCACCGGTGAATCCGGGGGTGCGCTTGGCCACGGCGTGCAGGTCGACCGTCGGCGCCATCGGCTTGCCCTTGGCGTGCACCTCGAGGATCGCCTGACGGCCCTTCAGGTCCGGCGACTCGACGGAGATCTGCCGATCGAAGCGCCCGGGGCGCAGCAGGGCGGGGTCAAGGATGTCCGGACGGTTCGTGGCCGCGATCATGATGACGTTC
Coding sequences within:
- a CDS encoding phosphoglyceromutase, yielding MTYTLVLLRHGESDWNAKNLFTGWVDVPLSEKGTAEATRGGELLVEAGVLPDVVHTSLLRRAITTANLALDAADRHWIPVKRNWRLNERHYGALQGKDKKQIRDEFGEEQFMTWRRSYDVPPPAIEAGSEFSQDADPRYAGEPIPATECLKDVLERALPYWESDVVTDLRAGKVVLVAAHGNSLRAIIKHLDGIDDDTIAGLNVPTGIPLVYELDEDLRPITPGGRYLDPDAAKDAIAAVANQGR
- a CDS encoding lactonase family protein codes for the protein MTFVRHMWIGSTSTPDVSGGIWRLDRQSGGDWADSSAQRMLTADHPSFLALHPAAERLFAVGEGTPGTVSSYAVDSECALRRTALAGSGGAGPCHLLVHPQGHWLYASNYGDGSVGVIALTEAGDVSDPVMSLSHAGSGPVAGRQDGPHAHSSNLSAGGGFLIVADLGTDQLRAYPLDMGRPDPEPILTDLPPGTGPRHMVVAGDHVYVAGELSGELVVLAWDEDAGRGEVVQRVAASTLPGRSQDVHQLSHLLAFRGGLAVGVRGADSISTFAISDDGAGLELVGEVVTATWPRHLEVVGSELLVAGERSDEVAIHPITDGVIGPVRGSVALASPMFILPV
- a CDS encoding histone-like nucleoid-structuring protein Lsr2; translated protein: MAQKVRVLLIDDIDGSDAVETVTFALDGVTYEIDLNETNAAALRESFASWVGHARRSGGRRSTSTARRSSGSSRGNSDAGKIREWARENGFQVSDRGRVSAEIREAYAKAN
- the lysS gene encoding lysine--tRNA ligase; this translates as MTDPFLPPAEPTEPTVTPDEDGDDLPEQVRIRREKREKLLADGVEAYPVTLPVTDTIAGVRADHPELEPGTETDHIVGVAGRIVHLRNTGKLCFVTLQDGAGNRLQVMISLAEVGQESLERFKTLVDLGDHFFAHGRVIASRRGELSVMADSWEIAAKAIRPLPTLHKESSEESRVRRRYLDLITRPAARDMVRTRAAVVRSMRDFLHRSDFIEIETPMLQTMHGGATARPFVTHMNAFDIDLYLRIAPELFLKRAVVGGIDRVFEINRNFRNEGADSSHSPEFAMLEAYQAYGDYNTMAALTKELIQTAARDAFGTTLMTLADGTEYEIGGEWQDLSLYPSLSEAVGTEITPQTPMDELLVLADKAEITINSNIATPGKVAEDLWEHFVGSDLYAPTFVRDFPVDTSPLTRAHREIDGVVEKWDLYVRGFELGTAYSELVDPVIQRERFEAQAQLAARGDAEAMRVDEEFLQAMEHGMPPSGGMGMGVDRLLMALTGHGIRETITFPLVKPR
- the panC gene encoding pantoate--beta-alanine ligase, with the translated sequence MTSRPGRLGVGVVGAGRVGTVLASALRSVGHAVVGASGGSEDTLDRIDALLPGVPVLEVEAVVERSELLLLTVPDDVLADLVSGLAALGAFQPGQLVVHTAGRYGTGVLAPARAAGAIPLAIHPAMTFTGTSLDLSRIVGAPFAVTAAPPVLPIAQALVVEIGGEPVVLGEDVRGLYHAALAHGANHLVTLTAQAIRLLAAAGVEDGGQLLTPLLQAALDGALRGGEASLTGPVVRGDVGTVREHLAALAEADGGGHGLLDVAPTYVALARATVQRALVNGRIGEARAGELLDALAATPGAAATTTASDAPTATASDAPTATASDAAVASSAVAGVAGGTSDGEAPEDLDDGSTGPLVVHTVAELRALRPRGTRAVVMTMGALHAGHIALVRAARRRADEVVVTIFVNPLQFSSAADLETYPRTLDTDVALLRDEGVDVVFAPSVDEMYPGAEPQVRIVAGRMGEILEGEHRPGHFDGMLTVVHKLLNLTAGDVALFGQKDAQQLALVRRMVADLNMGIAVVAVPTVRDPDGLALSSRNVHLSATDRAAALVLSRTVRAGARAAEQGRPPAEVLGAARAELATVAPAEVRTDYLELVDPVTMSPYPDAGGAGDALLVIAAHVGTTRLIDNAVVSWPDPRHR